Within the bacterium genome, the region AGCGACTGCTTCATCGGCCCCAGCCCCGAGTAGGGATCGCCGTACACGTACTCGCCGAGCACGGGGTTCTCCGGATCGGCGAAGGCGCGCGGCGTGTAGCGCTGGCCGGCCTCCGCCTGGTAGAGCAGGTTGAGGCTCCAGTCGGCGGGCACGGTCCAGCCGAACAGCCGCGGGCGGTCCTTGCGGTCGACGGCGAAGTCGAGGTTGAGGGAGACCTTCCAGGGCTTGTCCCAGAGCAGGGGGTTGCGCTTCAGCCCGCCGATGCTCGCGGTGGGCGTGTAGGCCTCGTCGTAGACGGCCAGGAGGTACGCCTCGTCGGCGTCGCTGTTGGTGCCGGTGCTGCGCGAGAGCTCGAGGCTCGCCGAGCCGCTCAGCCAGCGCGTGGTGCGCTTGATGACGCTGAGCTCCACGCCCAGGCTGCGCGCCGAGTCGCCGTTGAAGTAGCGCACGGGGTCGATGGTGACGGTGCCGGTGTCGTTCGGGTCGGGGGTCTCCTCGGCGCCGATGTTCACCGGCTTCATCTGGACCGACTTGGCGTAGCCGTAGATGTCGCGGTTGAAGAAGGTGACGCCCAGGCTCCACAGCCCGAGGAACTCGTGCTGCACGCCGGTCTCGTACTCGACCGTGATCTTGGGGTCGAGGTTCGGGTTGCCGAGCAGCTGGATCTTGGTGGCGGTCTTCGCCTGCAGCTGCGGGTAGACGTTCGCGAAGCGCGGCCACTGCGAGAAGTGCCCGTAGTTGAAGAAGAACTTGTCCTTCTCCGTCACCGGGAAGCTGACCCCCAGCCGCGGCGACACCCGCATCTTCCAGCTCCGCATCCAGAACTCGACCGTGTTGTCGTAGAACTCGTCGGCCATGTCGTCGAAGACGAACAGGTAGTCGTCCGAGTGGTCCATGACGTACTCGACCTCGCGGCCCGGCGCCCAGGCGTCGAGCCGCAGGCCCGCGTTCACGATCATGCCCTTGTAGTTGACCGTGTCCTGGAGGTAGGCGGCGCCCACGATGGGGTGCACCTTGAAGATGTCCTCCTTGATGCCCAGCTTGCCGGGCGGGGGCGAGCCCAGCGAGGACTGCAGGTCCACCAGCTGCATCTCGGTGAAGTTCAGCTCCAGGCCCGTCTTGAACTGGTTGGTCTCGTTGGCCACCCAGGCGTAGGTCGTCTTCAGGTTCCACGACTCGGAGTAGTGGTCGTGCCAGCGGTCGGCCGAGCCGAAGGCGAGCCCCGTGGGCGACGGCGGGGAGTTGATGAGCGTGTAGGTGGTGAAGTCGTCGTTGCCGTTGATGTTGGCGTGCTGGCGCGAGAAGTTGCGGCCCAGGTTGACCTCGAAGTAGTCCTTGTCCCCCAGCACCCAGCGGTAATAGAGCTGGCTCAGGATGCTCTCGTTGGTGAAGACGAGGTAGCGGTCCAGGTTGTCCTGGAACGGGCGCGGGTACCCCTCGCCGGCCAGCTCGAAGCCCTGGCTGATCTCGAACTGGCGGCTCGACGTGAAGTTGAGCTTGTGCCGG harbors:
- a CDS encoding TonB-dependent receptor, whose protein sequence is MSAAQLLRRAALAAALALAVAAPAAAQGLRPGSEARRPAMIKGYVRDAETGLPLAYTNVYIASSSIGTIALQDGEFYLTGLRPGTYTVRASYISYSLGSETVTVASGEVAEIEFRLAVEAIFTDAIEVSAERRLIEIERTGSSHRLSSEQMEALPLDNLVEMIAQKPGVTLQDNEIHIRGGRADDTQFIIDGVSVNDPLAGGGYGYAIDPSIINEIEVLTGGFNAEYGQAVSGVVNVSTKEGSERWSGKSSWKRDHWGGVDASGAPDWTQPYELDRSQNIDVVKASLSGPDPLSDAFGALGLRLPGKTYLLLSGSMDVRDGALPIHSRTRRLASPLYEYDWAAPREQNEWNGLAKWTWIINPRHKLNFTSSRQFEISQGFELAGEGYPRPFQDNLDRYLVFTNESILSQLYYRWVLGDKDYFEVNLGRNFSRQHANINGNDDFTTYTLINSPPSPTGLAFGSADRWHDHYSESWNLKTTYAWVANETNQFKTGLELNFTEMQLVDLQSSLGSPPPGKLGIKEDIFKVHPIVGAAYLQDTVNYKGMIVNAGLRLDAWAPGREVEYVMDHSDDYLFVFDDMADEFYDNTVEFWMRSWKMRVSPRLGVSFPVTEKDKFFFNYGHFSQWPRFANVYPQLQAKTATKIQLLGNPNLDPKITVEYETGVQHEFLGLWSLGVTFFNRDIYGYAKSVQMKPVNIGAEETPDPNDTGTVTIDPVRYFNGDSARSLGVELSVIKRTTRWLSGSASLELSRSTGTNSDADEAYLLAVYDEAYTPTASIGGLKRNPLLWDKPWKVSLNLDFAVDRKDRPRLFGWTVPADWSLNLLYQAEAGQRYTPRAFADPENPVLGEYVYGDPYSGLGPMKQSLNLRFNKTWDLSRRQRLTFFVEGRNILDHKNYRRINPWTGTGYQVGDLNPSWVENYADWYGEEGPVLDTYSREYVKSQIDPSYIEDPRLILVGVSFSW